A genomic window from Lotus japonicus ecotype B-129 chromosome 1, LjGifu_v1.2 includes:
- the LOC130732811 gene encoding putative F-box/LRR-repeat protein At1g56400 has product MAPNQDRFSSLPQSLLYTIVSLISFKEAVRTSILSKSWIDIFKSTSNIEFDEVFFVKDDQTYQIRQSQRKVFLEFMTLWITNHKETIGNKFSLRLSMPEKAKRVVRKCIAFATRYGVKDLELDFCDPKLDCYLSTNYINHEALFELPAHVYGHTCLESLKLFSCSFVEAELLNFHALKEISLGWMEVKLTTIKTLLSNCEALESLSLKRCWNSYDFDLGEENPRLRKLIVDRCMFRSNSRYFIVNAPNLRYFYYSGLNNNFLVMDVRSLVMEEEILDFCIEFEGHAIFLYKLVKDISGASILTVCNYFFQVIPMGGCFLQMPRNSYVRSLTMKSSLDQKELLGITFLLNSCPELESLTIELGPPQIFLDYDLPENFNSKRFWTDHTKTYKCMIYTLREVEIKGFKGLMDEIRMLTYFITTGKVLRKMTINIMEDDVAYQDGTLDSYCCDITKTLMIHRASKDLEISIC; this is encoded by the exons ATGGCACCTAACCAAGATAGGTTTAGTTCATtgcctcagtctttactctacACCATTGTTTCCTTGATATCGTTCAAGGAAGCAGTAAGAACCTCAATCCTCTCCAAAAGTTGGATAGACATTTTTAAGTCTACATCCAACATAGAATTTGATGAAGTGTTTTTTGTGAAAGATGACCAAACTTATCAAATCAGACAATCGCAAAGAAAGGTTTTTTTGGAGTTCATGACACTTTGGATTACGAATCACAAAGAAACTATTGGAAATAAGTTCTCTTTGAGATTATCAATGCCTGAAAAAGCTAAAAGGGTTGTGAGAAAATGCATTGCCTTCGCCACCAGATATGGTGTGAAGGACTTGGAGTTGGATTTTTGTGATCCAAAGTTGGATTGTTATTTGAGTACTAATTATATTAACCATGAGGCCTTGTTCGAATTGCCAGCACATGTTTATGGCCACACTTGTCTCGAATCCTTGAAGTTGTTTTCATGCAGTTTTGTTGAGGCTGAGTTACTTAACTTTCATGCACTCAAAGAAATTTCTTTGGGTTGGATGGAAGTTAAACTCACTACTATTAAGACCTTGTTGTCAAATTGTGAGGCGCTTGAGAGTTTAAGTCTCAAGAGGTGTTGGAATTCATATGATTTTGATCTAGGGGAGGAGAATCCAAGGTTGAGAAAGTTGATTGTGGATAGATGCATGTTTAGATCTAATAGTCGTTATTTTATAGTCAATGCTCCAAACTTAAGATATTTCTATTACTCTGGGTTGAATAATAACTTTCTGGTCATGGATGTACGTTCTCTTGTGATGGAAGAGGAAATTCTTGACTTCTGCATTGAGTTTGAAGGACATGCTATTTTTCTTTACAAACTGGTGAAAGATATCTCCGGCGCTAGTATTTTGACTGTGTGTAATTACTTTTTTCAG GTTATTCCCATGGGAGGATGCTTCCTCCAAATGCCACGTAACTCGTATGTGAGGAGTTTGACAATGAAATCCTCTTTGGATCAAAAAGAACTTTTAGGAATCACATTTTTGCTTAATAGCTGCCCTGAATTAGAGAGTCTCACTATAGAATTGGGCCCCCCACAAATTTTTTTG GATTATGATTTACCAGAGAATTTTAACTCGAAGAGGTTTTGGACTGATCATACAAAAACTTATAAATGCATGATATATACTCTTAGAGAGGTAGAGATCAAGGGCTTTAAAGGATTAATGGATGAGATTCGCATGCTTACCTATTTCATTACTACTGGAAAAGTCTTGAGAAAGATGACTATCAACATAATGGAGGATGATGTTGCCTATCAAGATGGGACACTGGACTCTTATTGCTGTGATATAACAAAAACGTTAATGATTCACAGGGCTTCAAAAGATCTAGAGATTTCAATTTGTTGA
- the LOC130733119 gene encoding uncharacterized protein LOC130733119, producing the protein MKYSGKTHLPPPGVSSKTINPSPDADLQPLNPFHRRRPRTPGTRLRRHGPPGGKRSRPETPLLKWKIDERNDDDPPEEEQESPAVKLGRRTSWSVKKQAEVAVSARRLAAGLWRLHPPEMPVGDDSQRRLGLRHGGGHVGLPFLSRPNGMAHGSDLKNLSHSPRSISGTKSGHFCELEPVQFPNTEMEGATKWDPLYLKAPDEAQHIYSHMKLVDQKASAVSIVSALETELEQARARIQELEIEHSSSKKKLEHFLKKVREERAQWRSREHEKIRAYIDDIKAELNRERKSRQRIEIVNSRLVNELADAKLSAKRYMQDHEKERKTRELIEEVCDELAKEIGDDKAEIEALKRESMKIREEVDDERRMLQMAEVWREERVQMKLIDAKVALEDKYSQMNKLVADLEAFLKSKSMNPNTKEMKEAQSLQQAAAAMNIQDIKGFSYEPPNSDDIFAIFEDANFGESNEREIEPCGSHSPASSHASKIHTVSPEADEISKDGIQRRSNVFTDDNGDIEGDESGWETVSHVEDQGSSYSPEGSVGSLNRNHRESNVSRRSIHEWEENAGDETPITEISEVCAIPTKQSKKVSSIKKLWRSMPNNGDSYKIISVEGMDGKLSNGRLSNGSIMSPEHGSGKGGLSPQDPLYQLSPRESGSPHSHRGMKGCIPRGALKNSLKAKLLEARLESQRVQIRHVLKQKI; encoded by the exons atgaaGTATTCCGGCAAGACCCACCTCCCGCCGCCGGGGGTTTCTTCCAAGACGATAAACCCATCGCCGGACGCAGATCTTCAACCCCTGAACCCATTTCATCGCCGGAGGCCGAGAACTCCGGGGACCCGGTTGAGGAGACACGGGCCTCCGGGAGGTAAACGGAGCAGACCCGAAACCCCTTTGCTGAAGTGGAAGATCGACGAGAGGAATGACGACGATCCACCCGAAGAGGAGCAGGAGTCGCCGGCGGTGAAGTTGGGCCGGAGAACTTCCTGGAGTGTGAAGAAGCAGGCTGAGGTGGCAGTGTCGGCGCGGAGGCTTGCTGCTGGGTTGTGGCGGTTGCATCCGCCGGAGATGCCAGTGGGAGATGATAGCCAGAGACGGTTGGGACTTCGG CATGGAGGTGGCCACGTAGGCCTCCCGTTTCTCAGTCGTCCAAATGGCATGGCTCATGGTTCTGATCTGAAGAATCTATCTCATAGTCCTCGTTCCATCTCCGGGACAAAGAGTGGACACTTCTGTGAG CTTGAGCCAGTCCAGTTTCCCAACACCGAAATGGAGGGTGCAACGAAGTGGGATCCTTTATATTTAAAGGCACCAGATGAGGCGCAACATATCTACAGCCACATGAAACTTGTTGACCAAAAGGCAAGTGCTGTATCTATTGTATCTGCTCTGGAAACTGAACTAGAGCAGGCACGTGCACGGATTCAAGAGCTTGAGATTGAACACAGTTCCTCCAAAAAGAAACTCGAGCATTTCCTGAAGAAAGTCAGAGAGGAAAGGGCGCAATGGAGAAGCAGAGAGCATGAGAAAATTCGTGCATACATTGATGATATTAAAGCAGAGTTAAATCGAGAAAGGAAAAGTCGTCAAAGGATTGAAATTGTCAATTCACGGTTGGTAAATGAGTTGGCAGATGCCAAACTATCAGCAAAGCGCTACATGCAGGACCATGAGAAAGAAAGGAAGACCAGAGAGTTGATTGAGGAAGTGTGTGATGAGCTTGCTAAGGAAATTGGTGATGACAAGGCTGAAATTGAAGCATTGAAGAGGGAATCTATGAAAATCAGGGAAGAAGTGGACGATGAGAGAAGGATGTTACAGATGGCTGAAGTATGGCGTGAAGAACGTGTTCAAATGAAGTTGATAGATGCCAAAGTTGCTCTTGAAGACAAGTATTCGCAGATGAATAAACTTGTCGCAGATTTGGAAGCTTTTCTCAAGTCAAAAAGCATGAACCCGAACACAAAGGAGATGAAAGAGGCACAGTCACTTCAACAGGCTGCAGCTGCAATGAACATTCAAGACATCAAAGGATTTTCTTATGAACCCCCCAACTCGGATGATATTTTTGCAATTTTCGAAGATGCAAATTTTGGCGAGTCCAACGAGAGGGAGATTGAACCATGCGGTTCTCACAGTCCTGCTAGTAGTCATGCCTCAAAGATTCACACAGTGAGTCCTGAAGCTGATGAAATAAGTAAGGATGGCATTCAGAGACGTTCTAATGTATTTACGGATGATAACGGCGACATAGAAGGAGATGAAAGTGGATGGGAAACTGTGAGCCATGTTGAGGATCAAGGCTCAAGTTATTCACCAGAAGGGAGTGTTGGATCTTTGAACAGAAATCACCGGGAGAGTAATGTCTCTAGGAGGAGTATACATGAGTGGGAAGAAAATGCAGGTGATGAGACACCAATAACTGAAATAAGTGAAGTTTGTGCCATACCAACTAAGCAATCAAAGAAGGTTTCATCCATCAAGAAGCTTTGGAGGTCAATGCCAAATAATGGGGATAGTTACAAGATAATCTCTGTGGAGGGAATGGATGGAAAGCTTTCAAATGGAAGGTTATCTAATGGAAGCATCATGTCTCCTGAGCATGGATCAGGGAAAGGTGGGTTGAGCCCCCAAGATCCTCTATACCAGTTGAGTCCTCGCGAGTCAGGAAGTCCACATTCACATCGAGGCATGAAAGGATGCATTCCTCGCGGTGCACTGAAGAATAGTTTGAAAGCCAAGCTTTTGGAGGCTAGATTGGAAAGCCAGAGGGTTCAGATACGCCATGTTCTTAAACAGAAGATTTAG